CTGGTCACGGGAGCTACCGGCCAGCAAGGCGGCGCGCTGGCCCGACATCTTCGCGACCTGGGGTATCGCGTCGTCGCCTTCACCCGCCGGGCTGATACCCCCGCGGCGTACGCCCTGGAGGCAATAGGAGCCGAGCTGGCTGTGGGAGACTTCGATGATCCCGCCTCGCTGGAAGCCGCCGCTCGCCGGGCCGACACCCTGTTCGCCATGGCCACGCCTTTCGAGGCCGGGCCCGAGGCGGAGATCCGCCAGGGCATGAACCTGGTGGACGCCGCGAGGCGGGCGGGAGTGCGCCACTTCGTCTACTCCTCGGTGGCGGGGGCGGATCGGCTCACAGGCATCCCCCACTTCGACAGCAAGCACGAGGTGGAACACTACCTGCGCCGCTCCAACCTGCCCTACACCATCGTGGGCCCCACCTTCTTCATGGAGAACTACACGGGCCCCATGTTCCGCGAGGGGCTGGAGCACGGGGTGCTCGCCATGGGCCTGCCGCCCACGCACGGCCTGCAGATGGTGGCGGTGGCGGACCTGGCGAGCTTCTTTGGCCGGGTCATTGCCACCCCTGAGGACTTCTTCGGCGAGCGCATCGACGTGGCCTCGGACGAGGTGACGGGGCAGCAGGCCGCGGACCTGCTCTCCTACGTGAGCGGCCAGCGGATCCACTACCAGCAGATCCCCCTGGCACTCATGGCCGAGCAGAACGAGGAGATGGCGCTCATGTTCGAGTGGCTGGACCGGGTGGGGTACCATGCCGACATCCTCACCCTGCGCCACGAGTACCCGGAGCTGCGCTGGCACACCTTCGAGGAGTGGGCGAGGAACCGGGACTGGAGCTTCGTGGGCAGCGCGTCCAGCGTCACGTCCGGCCTGGAGGCCCACTGACCGTTCTTCTAGAATGGGAACCCTCTCACGGAGGTCTCCATGCGGAAGCACTGGCTCGGGGTCGTCACACTGCTGATCACCACGGTGGGCTGCATGAACCAGGGGAAGCTGCGTCCTCAGCCGGGCGTCGTCCCCCTGACCGAGGACGGAACCGCCGCCGTCACCGGAATCCAAGGTGTGCGGCTGGTGGCATACGGCTCGAACTGGAACGGGACGCCGTCGGACCTGGAGCACCACTTCACGCCCGTGCAGATCCGGCTGGAGAACCACAGCGGCCGGGCGCTAAGCGTTCAGTACAAGAGCATCGAGCTCGATGCCAATGGCGCCTACCGGGCGCGCAGCCCGCAGGACCTGGGTGTCATCCTGGCCACGCGGGCCACCCGCTTCGCGCCCGCTCGCCCTGCTTATGTGCCTCCGCCCACGTCACCCCACCGCCTCGGTAACCCGTCGACGAGTGAGGCAGGCCCCGTGTACACGGGCCGCGGGTACGAGGTGTCCCCCATGAACCCGGTGCCTTGCGCCACCTGCCCGTCCCTGTTCGCGTCCTTGTCCCTCC
The Hyalangium minutum DNA segment above includes these coding regions:
- a CDS encoding NmrA/HSCARG family protein, yielding MDYPRSVLVTGATGQQGGALARHLRDLGYRVVAFTRRADTPAAYALEAIGAELAVGDFDDPASLEAAARRADTLFAMATPFEAGPEAEIRQGMNLVDAARRAGVRHFVYSSVAGADRLTGIPHFDSKHEVEHYLRRSNLPYTIVGPTFFMENYTGPMFREGLEHGVLAMGLPPTHGLQMVAVADLASFFGRVIATPEDFFGERIDVASDEVTGQQAADLLSYVSGQRIHYQQIPLALMAEQNEEMALMFEWLDRVGYHADILTLRHEYPELRWHTFEEWARNRDWSFVGSASSVTSGLEAH